A region of Flocculibacter collagenilyticus DNA encodes the following proteins:
- a CDS encoding Lon protease family protein codes for MTTTQEIAKLKPAQLKPNIELNKIEASLASQSQDPVTFIGQKRAKNALGFGLGMDFPGYNVYVMGESALGRFTLVNEQLSELAKTKETPHEWCYVNNFEDERCPQALMLSPGDGKGFCNDISALIDEIVDTFPAAFDNPSYQRRKKAFDRHFNQKYDNAIASVEKKAMEHGVVLYEEKGSITFAPVIDGKPIDDTQFANLPDDKRQYYFDLIDQLEEFLNEQLLELPGWKRELSEGLRKLRQETIEQAIRPLLKDLEHKYNAEIGILQFLKKMQDKLLEHIMLWLPEETENENKDEYDVKAMFVDEYMPNLLFHYDLSDGAPIIYEPNPTYQNIFGRIEYSSIQGSIFTNYRKIRTGALHKANGGYLVIEADKVMSNPYVWEALKLALQSHKLTMEPYHHDIGMVSSITLSPQPIPLDVKIILLGSRQLYYMMEEYDDEFNELFRVLADFEHEIHANDRAHHEFIQKILQYVEQIDIDEISPCAIARLLEFSFRQAEHQHKLSARFADVLELINEACYFSLQDECTVIKAEHVEEALQGKQYRTGQISESILDDIKEGHILIDTESLQIGKANGLTVLEIGDTRFGTPARISATVYAGANGIIDIEREVDLGKSIHSKGVMLLTGYLGNKYTQEFPLTVSANIALEQSYGHIDGDSASLGEVCALISAITQIPIDQSLAVTGSINQHGEVQAVGGVNEKIEGFFKLCKSRGLTKKQGVIIPKANHVNLVLSEEVATAVEQGAFNVFVVETVDQALELLMNHTAGEITRRGTYPKNTVNYIALQRLKNIADAVTGGEAE; via the coding sequence ATGACAACTACTCAAGAAATCGCCAAGCTTAAGCCAGCACAACTTAAACCTAACATTGAGCTCAACAAAATTGAAGCCAGTTTAGCATCACAGTCTCAAGACCCCGTTACCTTTATTGGACAAAAAAGAGCTAAAAATGCACTAGGCTTTGGTCTAGGGATGGATTTTCCGGGCTATAACGTTTATGTCATGGGGGAGTCGGCGCTTGGTCGTTTTACCTTAGTTAACGAGCAGCTTTCTGAATTAGCCAAAACCAAAGAAACACCTCATGAGTGGTGTTACGTGAATAATTTTGAAGATGAGCGATGCCCACAAGCGTTAATGTTAAGCCCGGGTGATGGTAAGGGATTTTGTAATGACATTAGTGCATTAATTGATGAAATAGTAGATACGTTTCCCGCCGCGTTTGATAACCCCAGTTATCAGCGAAGAAAAAAAGCCTTCGATCGCCACTTCAATCAAAAATACGATAACGCTATAGCATCCGTTGAAAAGAAAGCAATGGAGCATGGCGTTGTTTTGTATGAAGAGAAGGGGTCAATTACCTTCGCACCTGTGATCGATGGTAAACCAATTGATGACACGCAATTTGCCAACTTGCCCGATGACAAAAGACAATATTATTTTGATTTAATAGACCAATTAGAAGAGTTTCTCAACGAACAGTTACTTGAGTTACCGGGATGGAAGCGTGAATTATCAGAGGGATTACGTAAGTTACGCCAGGAAACGATAGAGCAAGCAATTAGGCCGTTATTGAAGGATTTAGAGCATAAATATAATGCTGAAATAGGTATTTTGCAGTTTTTGAAAAAAATGCAAGATAAGCTTTTAGAGCATATTATGCTTTGGCTGCCTGAAGAAACCGAAAATGAAAATAAAGACGAATACGATGTTAAGGCGATGTTTGTAGATGAATATATGCCTAATCTTTTATTCCATTATGATTTAAGTGATGGCGCTCCTATCATATATGAGCCAAATCCAACGTATCAAAATATTTTTGGCAGAATAGAATACTCCTCCATTCAAGGTTCAATATTTACTAATTACCGAAAAATCCGCACTGGTGCATTACATAAAGCTAATGGTGGCTATTTAGTTATTGAAGCCGACAAAGTAATGAGTAATCCCTATGTGTGGGAAGCTCTGAAATTGGCGTTGCAATCGCATAAACTGACAATGGAGCCTTACCACCACGACATTGGTATGGTTAGCTCAATTACCTTAAGTCCGCAACCAATTCCTCTTGATGTAAAAATTATTCTATTAGGATCGCGTCAGCTCTATTACATGATGGAAGAGTATGACGATGAATTTAATGAGCTATTTAGAGTGTTAGCTGACTTTGAGCATGAAATTCATGCAAATGATCGGGCTCATCACGAGTTTATTCAAAAAATATTACAGTATGTAGAGCAAATCGACATTGATGAAATAAGCCCCTGTGCGATTGCCAGACTACTAGAGTTTTCTTTTCGCCAAGCCGAGCATCAGCATAAATTATCGGCAAGATTTGCCGATGTACTCGAGCTGATAAACGAAGCCTGTTATTTCAGTTTGCAAGATGAATGTACAGTTATAAAAGCCGAGCATGTTGAGGAAGCGCTTCAAGGTAAGCAATACCGAACAGGCCAAATTAGCGAGTCAATTTTAGATGATATTAAAGAAGGTCACATATTAATTGATACCGAGTCATTACAGATTGGTAAAGCAAACGGTTTAACGGTGCTAGAGATTGGTGATACACGATTTGGCACGCCTGCACGCATTAGTGCAACGGTGTATGCTGGTGCGAATGGTATTATTGATATTGAACGTGAAGTTGATCTAGGTAAGTCTATTCACTCAAAAGGGGTTATGTTATTAACAGGCTACTTAGGTAATAAATACACGCAAGAATTTCCTCTTACAGTGTCTGCAAACATTGCGTTAGAACAGTCCTATGGTCATATAGATGGCGACAGTGCGTCGTTAGGTGAAGTTTGCGCATTAATATCGGCCATCACGCAAATTCCAATTGATCAGTCGCTAGCGGTCACTGGCTCAATCAACCAGCATGGTGAAGTGCAAGCCGTGGGCGGTGTTAATGAGAAAATTGAAGGGTTCTTTAAATTATGTAAATCGCGCGGACTGACTAAAAAGCAAGGAGTAATTATTCCTAAAGCTAATCATGTAAATTTAGTGCTAAGTGAAGAAGTGGCAACCGCAGTAGAGCAAGGCGCTTTTAATGTGTTTGTTGTCGAAACGGTCGATCAAGCGTTAGAGTTACTAATGAATCATACCGCGGGTGAAATCACAAGAAGAGGCACTTACCCGAAAAATACAGTGAACTATATTGCGCTACAGCGCCTAAAAAATATTGCTGATGCAGTAACAGGTGGCGAAGCGGAGTAA
- a CDS encoding zinc ribbon-containing protein, which translates to MSSKDPKDYNNWLDTFHRWLEDTKENESKRFDDFFDRSAAHWQAVKDMTQEEWTLFTNYIKRDIDTFYKDYKKDVNESTYLHTLKEGVWAELALLTDKSQIEWQELVQDFKHNGVYHAGEWLGMGELTCKQCGYKLSIVHPTEIPECPECGHIYYFREPLAP; encoded by the coding sequence ATGTCGTCGAAAGATCCAAAAGATTATAACAATTGGCTTGATACATTTCATCGCTGGCTAGAAGATACCAAAGAAAATGAATCGAAAAGGTTTGATGACTTTTTTGACCGAAGTGCTGCCCACTGGCAAGCAGTAAAAGATATGACTCAAGAAGAATGGACGTTATTTACTAATTATATCAAGCGCGATATAGATACATTTTATAAAGACTACAAAAAAGACGTTAACGAATCTACGTATTTACACACTTTAAAAGAAGGCGTATGGGCAGAGTTAGCTTTACTGACCGATAAATCTCAAATTGAATGGCAAGAGTTAGTACAAGACTTTAAACACAATGGTGTTTATCACGCCGGTGAATGGTTGGGGATGGGCGAATTAACCTGCAAGCAATGCGGTTATAAGTTAAGTATTGTGCATCCTACTGAAATTCCAGAGTGCCCTGAGTGCGGGCATATTTACTATTTTAGAGAGCCGTTAGCACCTTAA